A portion of the Stella humosa genome contains these proteins:
- a CDS encoding class I SAM-dependent methyltransferase, whose protein sequence is MSKPDKYVDYEAAWEGYAQRWRQAYPGLDHLGDEWVGREAGAAQSLAEYVALIEQRFVAPWIGADDTVLEIGVGGGRTAALLIERCRKLVLADVSAGMLELTRDRLLATPGREGRVEAVKLDGTTLDGIADASIDVCFCYDTLVHVEPRDIFNYLNLLPRVLRGRRLCVLHHADTLSERGFAKFLGDWRHSINGQRHGEAFSVMTPAIMRRFLDHLGYRVLVEDHDSVPRDCVWVCEAPAAIG, encoded by the coding sequence ATGAGCAAGCCCGACAAATATGTCGACTACGAGGCCGCCTGGGAGGGCTACGCCCAGCGTTGGCGCCAAGCCTATCCCGGCCTCGACCATCTGGGCGACGAGTGGGTCGGCCGCGAGGCGGGTGCCGCGCAGTCGCTGGCCGAGTATGTCGCCCTCATCGAACAGCGTTTCGTCGCCCCCTGGATCGGCGCCGACGACACCGTGCTGGAGATCGGCGTCGGCGGCGGGCGCACGGCGGCACTGCTGATCGAGCGCTGCCGCAAGCTGGTGCTGGCCGACGTGTCGGCCGGCATGCTGGAACTGACGCGCGACCGCCTGCTCGCCACCCCCGGCCGCGAAGGACGGGTCGAGGCGGTGAAGCTGGACGGCACGACGCTGGACGGCATCGCCGACGCCAGCATCGACGTCTGCTTCTGCTACGACACGCTGGTGCATGTCGAACCGCGCGACATCTTCAACTACCTCAACCTGCTGCCCCGGGTGCTGCGCGGCCGGCGCCTCTGTGTATTGCACCATGCCGACACGCTGAGCGAACGCGGCTTCGCCAAGTTCCTGGGCGACTGGCGCCACAGCATCAACGGCCAGCGCCACGGCGAGGCGTTCTCGGTCATGACGCCGGCGATCATGCGCCGCTTCCTCGACCATCTGGGCTACCGCGTCCTGGTCGAGGACCATGACAGCGTGCCGCGCGACTGCGTCTGGGTGTGCGAGGCGCCGGCCGCGATCGGCTGA
- a CDS encoding ABC transporter permease has protein sequence MTGAAIPNAGPVGTALRWRQLILQLARREVEGRYRGSLLGLAWAVAQPLLYLAVFTFVFGSVFEARWGVATGPRAPFGLTLFAGLIVYWHFSEAVSRAPGLVLAHASLVKRVLFPVEVLPMAAVLAASFHTALALTVWLAGHLVFVGLPPWTFVLAPVVLAPVALMALAISYVVAGVGVYARDIGQLVTVGLTVLMFLSPIFYPLEAVPAAYRQYFFLNPLTAAVEEMRGVLLDGRLPGLMTLAGLVVGGLAVVAAFAIFRRLRRGFADVL, from the coding sequence ATGACCGGCGCCGCGATCCCGAACGCCGGCCCGGTCGGCACCGCGCTGCGCTGGCGCCAGCTCATCCTCCAGCTTGCCCGGCGCGAGGTGGAGGGGCGCTATCGCGGCTCGCTGCTGGGGCTGGCCTGGGCCGTGGCCCAGCCACTGCTGTACCTGGCGGTATTCACCTTCGTCTTCGGCAGCGTGTTCGAGGCGCGCTGGGGCGTGGCGACCGGCCCGCGCGCGCCGTTCGGCCTGACGCTCTTCGCCGGCCTCATCGTCTATTGGCATTTCTCGGAGGCGGTGAGCCGCGCGCCGGGCCTGGTGCTGGCCCATGCCAGCCTCGTCAAGCGGGTGCTGTTCCCGGTCGAGGTGCTGCCGATGGCGGCCGTCCTGGCGGCCTCGTTCCATACCGCCCTGGCGCTGACGGTCTGGCTCGCCGGCCACCTCGTCTTCGTCGGGCTGCCGCCCTGGACCTTCGTGCTGGCGCCCGTGGTCCTGGCCCCGGTCGCCCTGATGGCGCTGGCGATCTCCTATGTCGTGGCCGGCGTCGGCGTCTATGCCCGCGACATCGGCCAGCTCGTCACCGTCGGGCTGACGGTGCTGATGTTCCTGTCGCCGATCTTCTATCCGCTGGAGGCGGTGCCGGCGGCCTATCGCCAGTATTTCTTCCTCAACCCGCTGACGGCGGCGGTGGAGGAGATGCGCGGCGTGCTGCTGGATGGCCGGCTGCCCGGCCTGATGACGCTGGCCGGGCTGGTGGTGGGGGGGCTGGCCGTCGTCGCCGCCTTCGCGATCTTCCGCCGCCTGCGCCGCGGGTTCGCCGATGTCCTCTGA
- a CDS encoding ABC transporter ATP-binding protein, with the protein MSSELPPAQLPPALVVDGVSKVYRRYAAPWDRMRQALRREAAHVDEHWALRGVSFQVGRGETVGLVGRNGSGKSTLLQIIAGTMQPTTGRVVAAGRISALLELGAGFHPDFTGRENARLNAAILGLDERKIAEALPSIAAFADLGDHLDQPLRTYSSGMGVRLAFAVAVHVEPDILIVDEALAVGDEAFQRKCFARLERFRSGGGTILFVSHAAAHVTQLCDRAILIDDGEMLASGEPRAVVAQYHRLLFAPAARRAVLREAIRSGAPEVEAIEPEAEAAEAPAGDAFLDTAMRPSGAVVYEPAGAEITELRVTTPDGAPVNVLRRGGAYEIRCRVTFAETASGVSFGTLIRTVAGTELAGGSTASAGRALAEVRAGEAWSVRHAFRCRLLPGTYFVNAGVSAETGAERRFLHRLVDAAMFKVMPDPDRWRAGLVDLDFESDAHAEPEGGA; encoded by the coding sequence ATGTCCTCTGAGCTGCCGCCCGCACAACTGCCGCCCGCCCTGGTCGTCGACGGCGTCAGCAAGGTCTATCGCCGCTACGCCGCCCCGTGGGACCGCATGCGCCAGGCGCTGCGGCGCGAGGCAGCCCATGTCGACGAGCATTGGGCGCTGCGCGGCGTCAGCTTCCAGGTCGGCCGCGGCGAGACGGTGGGGCTGGTCGGCCGCAACGGCTCGGGCAAGTCGACGCTGCTGCAGATCATCGCCGGCACCATGCAGCCGACCACGGGCCGGGTGGTGGCAGCGGGCCGGATCTCGGCCCTGCTGGAACTGGGGGCGGGCTTCCACCCGGATTTCACGGGGCGGGAGAATGCGCGGCTCAATGCCGCCATCCTCGGGCTGGACGAGCGCAAGATCGCCGAGGCCCTGCCCTCGATCGCGGCCTTCGCCGACCTGGGCGACCATCTCGACCAGCCGCTGCGCACCTATTCGAGCGGCATGGGCGTGCGCCTGGCCTTTGCCGTGGCCGTCCATGTGGAGCCCGACATCCTGATCGTCGACGAGGCGCTGGCGGTCGGCGACGAGGCCTTCCAGCGCAAGTGCTTCGCCCGGCTGGAGCGTTTCCGCAGCGGCGGCGGCACCATCCTGTTCGTGTCGCATGCGGCCGCCCACGTCACCCAGCTCTGCGACCGCGCCATCCTGATCGACGACGGCGAGATGCTGGCATCGGGCGAGCCCAGGGCGGTGGTGGCGCAGTATCATCGCCTGCTGTTCGCGCCCGCCGCCCGCCGCGCCGTCCTGCGCGAGGCGATCCGCAGCGGCGCGCCCGAGGTGGAGGCGATCGAGCCCGAGGCGGAGGCGGCCGAAGCGCCCGCCGGCGATGCCTTCCTCGACACCGCGATGCGGCCCTCGGGCGCGGTCGTCTACGAGCCGGCCGGCGCCGAGATCACGGAACTCCGCGTGACCACGCCCGATGGCGCGCCGGTCAACGTGCTGCGCCGCGGCGGCGCCTACGAGATCCGCTGCCGCGTCACCTTCGCCGAGACCGCGTCCGGCGTCAGCTTCGGCACGCTGATCCGCACGGTCGCCGGCACCGAGCTGGCGGGCGGGTCGACCGCGTCGGCCGGGCGCGCGCTGGCAGAGGTCCGGGCGGGCGAGGCCTGGAGCGTGCGCCACGCCTTTCGCTGCCGGCTGCTGCCCGGCACCTACTTCGTCAATGCCGGCGTCTCGGCCGAGACCGGGGCCGAGCGCCGCTTCCTCCATCGTCTCGTGGATGCCGCCATGTTCAAGGTGATGCCCGACCCCGACCGCTGGCGCGCCGGCCTGGTCGACCTCGACTTCGAGTCCGACGCCCATGCCGAACCGGAGGGCGGGGCGTGA
- a CDS encoding sulfotransferase, with amino-acid sequence MSGRLPDFLGIGAQKAGTTWLFEMLRDHPGLAFPAGKEVHFWDWYQDRGLDWYRSQFADAAPGTRIGDVTPGYAVLPAEAVAQVHRAMPDGRLLFIARNPIERAWSAALMALRWALMYEHEASDAWFLDVFRSGQSLGRGDYAQCMETWLSAFPRERLLVLFYDDLVADPTGVLAAACRHLDVDPAPVLGIAGERLGRRVNAGEGTPLRPSLLGPLRDLYASRIAAFQRLTGRDLSHWLA; translated from the coding sequence GTGAGCGGCCGGCTGCCGGATTTCCTGGGCATCGGGGCGCAGAAAGCCGGCACGACCTGGCTGTTCGAGATGTTGCGCGACCATCCGGGCCTGGCCTTCCCGGCCGGCAAGGAGGTGCATTTCTGGGACTGGTACCAGGATCGCGGGCTCGACTGGTACCGCAGCCAGTTCGCGGATGCCGCCCCGGGCACGCGGATCGGCGACGTGACGCCGGGCTATGCGGTGCTGCCGGCCGAGGCCGTGGCCCAGGTCCATCGGGCGATGCCCGACGGCCGCCTGCTCTTCATCGCCCGCAACCCGATCGAGCGCGCCTGGTCGGCCGCCCTGATGGCGCTGCGCTGGGCGCTGATGTACGAGCACGAGGCCTCCGACGCCTGGTTCCTGGACGTCTTCCGCTCCGGCCAGTCGCTGGGCCGGGGCGACTACGCGCAATGCATGGAGACCTGGCTGTCGGCCTTCCCGCGCGAACGCCTGCTGGTGCTCTTCTACGACGATCTGGTGGCAGACCCCACGGGCGTGCTGGCCGCGGCCTGCCGGCACCTGGATGTCGATCCGGCGCCGGTGCTGGGCATCGCGGGCGAGCGGCTGGGCCGCCGGGTCAATGCCGGCGAGGGCACGCCCCTGCGCCCCTCTCTGCTCGGTCCCTTGCGCGATCTCTATGCTTCGCGGATCGCGGCCTTCCAGCGGCTTACCGGCCGGGACCTGTCGCACTGGCTGGCGTGA
- a CDS encoding class I SAM-dependent methyltransferase: MTERADDYGQYWDLYVQSIFPQLRAHNDPAAQRLHWPGDEWGTPEIWDKIYAMVFQPELDPLPARAIEIGPGAGKYTAMVLDHCPAVEILALDVSAAYLAVLEERLAPAIAAGRLATARLLPQWDHFDRLVAERGWQGSVDLVFSIDAMVHVDLQYLVAYWLAAARALRPGGKMIMSVADATSPHGFDKLLADVPTYFDTQGKISAKFEWLSPPMVAHVLDRLGFDVRFFPKLAGRDCWFVATRRADPAPLTPASATGPGR; encoded by the coding sequence ATGACCGAACGCGCCGACGACTACGGCCAGTACTGGGACCTCTACGTCCAGTCGATCTTTCCCCAGTTGCGCGCCCACAACGACCCGGCCGCCCAGCGCCTGCACTGGCCGGGGGACGAGTGGGGCACGCCCGAGATCTGGGACAAGATCTACGCCATGGTCTTCCAGCCGGAACTGGACCCGTTGCCGGCCCGCGCGATCGAGATCGGGCCGGGTGCCGGCAAGTACACGGCCATGGTGCTGGACCACTGCCCGGCGGTGGAGATCCTGGCGCTCGACGTGTCGGCCGCCTACCTAGCGGTGCTGGAGGAGCGGCTGGCGCCGGCGATCGCGGCCGGCCGCCTGGCGACCGCGCGCCTGCTGCCGCAATGGGACCATTTCGACCGGCTGGTGGCCGAGCGCGGCTGGCAGGGCTCGGTCGACCTCGTCTTCTCGATCGACGCCATGGTGCATGTCGACCTGCAATACCTGGTCGCCTACTGGCTGGCGGCCGCCCGCGCGCTCCGCCCGGGCGGCAAGATGATCATGAGCGTGGCCGACGCCACCTCGCCGCACGGCTTCGACAAGCTGCTGGCCGACGTGCCGACCTATTTCGACACCCAGGGCAAGATCAGCGCGAAGTTCGAGTGGCTGTCGCCGCCCATGGTGGCCCATGTCCTCGACCGGCTGGGCTTCGACGTGCGCTTCTTCCCCAAGCTGGCGGGCCGCGACTGCTGGTTCGTGGCCACCCGCCGCGCCGATCCCGCCCCGCTCACGCCAGCCAGTGCGACAGGTCCCGGCCGGTAA
- a CDS encoding glycosyltransferase family 2 protein: MSLPAVAVITRTKDRAVLLHRAMESVLSQTEADWIHVVVNDGGEAAPVDRLAAAFADRYAGRLHVIHNPRSLGMEAASNVGLRASDSRYVVIHDDDDSWTPEFLATTTAFLDGAADGSVAGVITHSVRVDERIVGDRVEIDRRQPYNDWVRSITLFRMAGGNMFPPISFLFRRSMLEEVGYYREDLPVLGDWEFNLRFLARRDIGVLALPLALYHHRPGNTNPAYANSIFGAQDKHALYDALIRNELMRRDLDSGRLGLGTLVNLGQHLSLLELKLNALFDAARFSFRVLETVLAPLRWLSRTWRRLRGR; this comes from the coding sequence TTGTCCCTGCCCGCCGTCGCGGTGATCACCCGCACCAAGGACCGAGCGGTCCTGCTGCACCGTGCCATGGAAAGCGTGCTGTCGCAGACCGAGGCGGACTGGATCCATGTCGTCGTCAACGACGGGGGCGAGGCCGCGCCGGTCGACCGGCTGGCCGCCGCCTTCGCCGACCGCTATGCCGGCCGCCTGCATGTCATCCACAATCCGCGCTCGCTCGGCATGGAGGCCGCCTCCAATGTCGGCCTGCGCGCCAGCGACAGCCGCTATGTCGTCATCCATGACGACGACGATAGCTGGACGCCGGAATTCCTCGCCACCACCACCGCCTTCCTGGACGGTGCCGCCGATGGCTCCGTCGCCGGCGTCATCACCCACAGCGTGCGCGTCGACGAGCGCATCGTGGGCGACCGGGTCGAGATCGACCGCCGCCAGCCCTACAACGACTGGGTGCGCAGCATCACGCTGTTCCGCATGGCGGGCGGCAACATGTTCCCGCCGATCTCGTTCCTGTTCCGCCGGTCGATGCTGGAGGAGGTCGGCTATTATAGAGAGGACCTGCCGGTCCTGGGCGACTGGGAGTTCAACCTGCGTTTCCTCGCCCGGCGCGACATCGGCGTGCTGGCGCTGCCGCTGGCGCTCTATCACCACCGCCCGGGCAACACGAACCCGGCCTATGCCAACTCCATCTTCGGTGCCCAGGACAAGCACGCGCTCTATGACGCGCTGATCCGCAACGAGCTGATGCGCAGGGACCTCGATTCCGGCCGGCTGGGGCTCGGCACGCTGGTCAATCTCGGCCAGCACCTGTCGCTGCTGGAGCTGAAGCTGAACGCGCTGTTCGACGCCGCGCGCTTCTCGTTCCGCGTGCTGGAGACGGTGCTGGCGCCGCTGCGCTGGCTGTCGCGCACCTGGCGCCGCCTGCGCGGCCGCTGA
- a CDS encoding calcium-binding protein, whose amino-acid sequence MAVISWNGASNLDLKILGQTFDFRSDVLQISDPSLQANQFDLVENGTDLVIVKSRDATGAPLPAASVTYAYIPNMLLRQVGGTDSSPVSSNIVLSNGGQLYIGDRITDTLTDDAGNDATALSTQLQSVQVWGLGGADTISTGDGADRVYGNTGADSISGGAGNDSIYGGQENDTVSGGGGNDNVAGDAGNDQVNGGSGNDILYGGAGNDVIDPDTGNDTIFAGNGNDTVTVGDSDTGNKLIYMDKLQDYVNIISTTGDHVVYLGENNDIAELEANSGDIQVFGQDGNDEIWAQNSGSDTLDGGNDDDYVGIGDGSVGKKTLIGGFGDDEIDIQDSSGFASDQILPNTQVTVSAGEGDDSIFYDRGLFITDANDGGTDNDSIYFDQQTILTLRDKSLENIETVNFSSDSDYVVFADGNNVKVANGNGGEDYLSAARETSGSYTLNGNEGDDTLIGGAGGDKLNGGNGEDLLTGGAGSDTFQFSDLWNSSSYEDVLTDFTGGTDKATFNGNLFGDVSAIDGYKGTTGVGSSANDNLLIATGQGYSTITQFDTFLSEGDADTNKPGFYIFFNTSSNRAEMYFDTDMTSTDGAVLIATFNNITAVSQLDKLNEGPTGHNSGDFVIL is encoded by the coding sequence ATGGCGGTCATTAGTTGGAATGGGGCGAGCAATCTCGACCTCAAGATTCTGGGTCAGACGTTCGACTTCCGTTCGGACGTGCTGCAGATTTCGGACCCGTCGCTGCAGGCGAACCAGTTCGACCTGGTCGAGAACGGCACCGACCTGGTGATCGTGAAGTCGCGCGACGCGACGGGTGCGCCGCTGCCGGCCGCCTCGGTCACCTATGCCTACATCCCGAACATGCTGCTGCGCCAGGTCGGCGGCACGGACAGCTCGCCCGTCAGCTCGAACATCGTGCTGTCGAACGGCGGCCAGCTCTACATCGGCGACCGGATCACCGACACGCTGACGGACGACGCCGGCAACGACGCCACTGCGCTCTCGACGCAGCTCCAGTCGGTGCAGGTGTGGGGCCTCGGCGGGGCCGACACGATCTCCACCGGTGACGGTGCGGACCGCGTCTATGGCAACACGGGTGCGGACAGCATCAGCGGTGGTGCCGGCAACGACAGCATCTATGGCGGCCAGGAGAACGACACGGTCTCCGGCGGCGGCGGCAACGACAACGTGGCCGGCGACGCCGGCAACGACCAGGTCAATGGCGGCTCGGGCAACGACATCCTGTACGGCGGTGCGGGCAACGACGTCATCGACCCGGATACCGGTAACGACACGATCTTCGCCGGCAACGGCAACGACACCGTGACGGTCGGCGACAGCGACACCGGCAACAAGCTTATCTACATGGATAAGCTGCAGGACTATGTGAACATCATCTCGACCACGGGCGACCATGTCGTCTATCTGGGCGAGAACAACGACATCGCCGAGCTCGAAGCCAACTCGGGCGACATCCAGGTGTTCGGCCAGGATGGCAACGACGAGATCTGGGCCCAGAACTCGGGCTCCGACACGCTCGACGGCGGCAACGACGACGACTATGTCGGCATCGGCGACGGCTCGGTCGGCAAGAAGACGCTGATCGGCGGCTTCGGCGACGACGAGATCGACATCCAGGACAGCTCGGGCTTCGCCAGCGACCAGATCCTGCCGAACACGCAGGTGACGGTGTCGGCCGGCGAGGGCGACGACTCCATCTTCTACGATCGTGGCCTGTTCATCACCGACGCCAACGACGGCGGCACGGACAACGACTCGATCTACTTCGACCAGCAGACGATCCTGACGCTGCGCGACAAGTCGCTCGAGAACATCGAGACGGTGAACTTCAGCAGCGACAGCGACTATGTCGTCTTCGCCGACGGCAACAACGTCAAGGTCGCCAACGGCAATGGTGGCGAGGATTACCTCAGCGCCGCCCGCGAGACCTCGGGCAGCTACACGCTGAACGGCAACGAAGGCGACGACACGCTGATCGGCGGCGCCGGCGGCGACAAGCTGAACGGCGGCAATGGTGAAGACCTGCTGACCGGCGGTGCGGGTTCGGACACGTTCCAGTTCTCCGACCTCTGGAACAGCAGCTCCTACGAAGACGTCCTGACGGACTTCACGGGCGGCACGGACAAGGCGACCTTCAACGGGAACCTGTTCGGCGACGTGTCGGCCATCGACGGCTACAAGGGCACGACCGGCGTCGGCTCCAGCGCCAACGACAACCTGTTGATCGCCACCGGCCAGGGCTACTCGACCATCACGCAGTTCGACACGTTCCTGTCGGAAGGTGATGCGGACACCAACAAGCCCGGCTTCTACATCTTCTTCAACACCAGCTCGAACCGTGCGGAGATGTACTTCGACACGGACATGACGAGCACGGACGGTGCGGTCCTGATCGCCACGTTCAACAACATCACGGCGGTCAGCCAGCTCGACAAGCTGAACGAAGGCCCGACCGGCCACAATTCGGGCGACTTCGTCATCCTCTGA
- a CDS encoding calcium-binding protein produces MAVISWNGASNLDLKILGQTFDFRSDVLQISDPSLQANQFDLVENGTDLVIVKSRDATGAPLPAASVTYAYIPNMLLRQVGGTDSSPVSSNIVLSNGGQLYIGDRITDTLTDDAGNDATALSTQLQSVQVWGLGGADTISTGDGADRVYGNTGADSISGGAGNDSIYGGQENDTVSGGSGNDNVAGDAGNDQVNGGSGNDILYGGAGNDVIDPDTGNDTIFAGNGNDTVTVGDSDTGNKLIYMDKLQDYVNIISTTGDHVVYLGENNDVAVLEANSGDIQIFGQDGNDTLAAENSGSDTLDGGNDDDGLIVGSFLDNSFMSANVVGDKVLIGGFGDDIMIVADSSGFASDQILPNTQVTVSGGEGEDWAFYARGLFITDANDGGTDNDLLFFGGATDLTLRDKSIENFETVAFSYYSDRVTFADGNVASGASMEVYGNDGEDYLDASRETNGTYVLFGDEDSDTLIGGAKNDTLIGGEDTDLLTGGAGKDQFVFEDGDFADTISPYYPEPDILQDFTGGTDQAIFNGNAFGGVSAIDGYKGTTGVGASANDNLLIATGQGYSDLAQFDTFLSEGAADNNKPGFYIFFNTSANRAEMYFDTDMTSTAGAILIATFNNITAVSQLDKLNEGPTGNNSGDFVII; encoded by the coding sequence ATGGCGGTCATCAGCTGGAACGGGGCGAGCAATCTCGACCTGAAGATTCTGGGTCAGACGTTCGACTTCCGCTCGGACGTGCTGCAGATCTCGGACCCGTCGCTGCAGGCGAACCAGTTCGACCTGGTCGAGAACGGCACCGACCTGGTGATCGTGAAGTCGCGCGACGCGACGGGCGCGCCGCTGCCGGCCGCCTCGGTCACCTATGCCTATATCCCGAACATGCTGCTGCGCCAGGTCGGCGGCACGGACAGCTCGCCCGTCAGCTCGAACATCGTGCTGTCGAACGGCGGCCAGCTCTACATCGGCGACCGGATCACCGACACGCTGACGGACGACGCCGGCAACGACGCCACTGCGCTCTCGACGCAGCTCCAGTCGGTGCAGGTTTGGGGCCTCGGTGGCGCCGACACGATCTCGACGGGTGACGGTGCGGACCGCGTCTATGGCAACACGGGTGCGGACAGCATCAGCGGTGGTGCCGGCAACGACAGCATCTATGGCGGCCAGGAGAACGACACGGTCTCCGGCGGCTCGGGCAACGACAACGTCGCTGGCGACGCCGGCAACGACCAGGTCAATGGCGGCTCGGGCAACGACATCCTGTATGGCGGTGCGGGCAACGACGTCATCGACCCGGATACCGGCAACGACACGATCTTCGCCGGCAACGGCAACGACACCGTGACGGTCGGCGACAGCGACACCGGCAACAAGCTTATCTACATGGATAAGCTGCAGGACTATGTGAACATCATCTCGACCACGGGCGACCATGTCGTCTATCTGGGCGAGAACAATGACGTGGCCGTTCTCGAAGCCAATTCGGGCGACATCCAGATCTTCGGGCAGGACGGCAACGACACCCTCGCGGCGGAAAACTCCGGCTCCGACACGCTCGACGGTGGCAACGACGATGACGGCCTGATCGTCGGTTCGTTCCTGGACAACTCGTTCATGTCTGCCAACGTCGTCGGCGACAAGGTGCTGATCGGCGGCTTCGGTGATGACATCATGATCGTCGCCGACAGCTCCGGCTTCGCCAGCGACCAGATCCTGCCCAACACCCAGGTGACGGTCTCTGGCGGCGAGGGCGAGGATTGGGCGTTCTATGCCCGTGGCCTGTTCATCACCGATGCCAATGACGGCGGCACCGACAACGACCTGCTCTTCTTCGGCGGCGCGACGGACCTGACGCTGCGCGACAAGTCGATCGAGAACTTCGAGACGGTGGCGTTCAGCTACTACAGCGACCGCGTCACCTTCGCGGACGGCAACGTCGCGTCGGGCGCCTCCATGGAGGTGTACGGCAATGATGGCGAGGATTATCTCGATGCCAGCCGCGAGACCAATGGCACCTACGTCCTGTTCGGCGACGAGGATTCCGACACGCTGATCGGCGGTGCCAAGAACGACACGCTGATCGGCGGCGAGGATACCGACCTGCTCACCGGCGGTGCGGGCAAGGACCAGTTCGTGTTCGAGGACGGCGACTTCGCCGACACGATCAGCCCCTACTACCCCGAGCCGGACATCCTGCAGGACTTCACGGGCGGCACGGACCAGGCGATCTTCAACGGCAATGCCTTCGGCGGCGTGTCGGCGATCGACGGCTACAAGGGCACGACCGGCGTCGGCGCCAGCGCCAACGACAACCTGCTGATCGCCACCGGCCAGGGCTATTCCGATCTGGCGCAGTTCGACACGTTCCTGTCGGAAGGTGCCGCCGACAACAACAAGCCCGGCTTCTACATCTTCTTCAACACCAGCGCGAACCGTGCGGAGATGTATTTCGACACGGACATGACGAGCACGGCCGGCGCGATCCTGATCGCGACCTTCAACAACATCACGGCGGTCAGCCAGCTCGACAAGCTGAACGAAGGCCCGACCGGCAACAACTCCGGCGACTTCGTCATCATCTGA